One stretch of Gambusia affinis linkage group LG05, SWU_Gaff_1.0, whole genome shotgun sequence DNA includes these proteins:
- the sbk3 gene encoding uncharacterized serine/threonine-protein kinase SBK3 isoform X1, translated as MTAEAAKELDELCFLSAQSLPSLKVSKHFQVLKLLGQGSYGKVMLALHRKRGTPMALKFFPRKSTSLTSFLREYNLSLAYCTHPSLTRALGIFFSTPSYYIFAQQACLYGDLYSVVVSEVGVDEDCVQRVMSQLSGAVTYLHSLGFVHRDIKPENIFLCDRSCRWVKLGDFGLTRAVGTKVKAVWYESPFCTPEVEPEKALEKEMERRLGEGMAMEEVELEDIWITVQPSIDSWALGVLVYCLLTGCFPWEESTHDDPGYRKYKAWFDRQAEKNEDKTGCIQEADSYQIMEQKQKSNPPPSQFEGLSPLVMTLLKELLHPDPKQRGSPEEILSYLGGPWLMETAREEQRRKEEAEKEARSVRERGGVEEELLREGRGER; from the exons ATGACA GCCGAGGCAGCCAAGGAACTCGACGAGCTATGTTTCCTGTCAGCACAGTCCCTGCCCAGTCTGAAGGTGTCGAAGCACTTTCAGGTACTGAAACTCCTGGGACAGGGATCGTATGGAAAGGTCATGCTGGCATTGCACAGGAAGAGAG GAACTCCGATGGCTCTGAAGTTCTTCCCGCGGAAGTCCACCTCACTCACCTCTTTCCTGCGGGAATACAACCTCTCCCTCGCTTACTGCACCCATCCCTCTCTGACCAGGGCCCTCGGCATCTTCTTCTCCACGCCGTCCTACTATATTTTTGCCCAGCAAGCCTGTCTGTATGGGGATCTCTACAGCGTTGTTGTGTCAGAG GTCGGGGTGGACGAGGACTGCGTCCAGAGGGTGATGTCCCAGCTGAGCGGCGCTGTCACATATCTTCACTCCCTGGGGTTTGTTCACCGTGACATCAAACCAGAGAACATCTTCCTGTGTGACAGATCCTGTCGCTGGGTCAAACTCGGTGACTTTGGCCTGACACGCGCCGTCGGCACCAAGGTCAAAGCCGTTTGGTACGAGTCTCCGTTCTGCACCCCTGAGGTCGAACCGGAAAAGGCGCTTGAGAAAGAGATGGAGAGGAGGCTTGGGGAGGGGATGGCGATGGAAGAGGTGGAGCTGGAGGACATCTGGATAACAGTGCAGCCCTCTATTGACAGCTGGGCCCTCGGCGTGCTCGTCTACTGCCTGCTGACCGGCTGCTTCCCCTGGGAGGAGAGCACGCACGACGACCCTGGCTACCGTAAATACAAGGCGTGGTTTGACCGCCAGGCTGAAAAAAACGAGGACAAAACGGGGTGTATTCAGGAGGCCGACAGTTACCAAATCAtggagcagaagcagaaaagcaACCCTCCTCCCTCACAGTTTGAGGGCCTCAGCCCTCTAGTGATGACTCTTTTAAAGGAGCTTCTTCATCCCGACCCCAAACAGAGAGGGAGCCCGGAGGAGATCCTCAGCTACTTGGGTGGGCCGTGGCTCATGGAGACTGCGagagaggagcagaggaggaaggaggaggctGAGAAGGAGGCCAGGAGTgtaagagaaagaggaggagtggaggaggagctcctcagagaaggcagaggagagaGATGA
- the sbk3 gene encoding uncharacterized serine/threonine-protein kinase SBK3 isoform X2 produces the protein MLALHRKRGTPMALKFFPRKSTSLTSFLREYNLSLAYCTHPSLTRALGIFFSTPSYYIFAQQACLYGDLYSVVVSEVGVDEDCVQRVMSQLSGAVTYLHSLGFVHRDIKPENIFLCDRSCRWVKLGDFGLTRAVGTKVKAVWYESPFCTPEVEPEKALEKEMERRLGEGMAMEEVELEDIWITVQPSIDSWALGVLVYCLLTGCFPWEESTHDDPGYRKYKAWFDRQAEKNEDKTGCIQEADSYQIMEQKQKSNPPPSQFEGLSPLVMTLLKELLHPDPKQRGSPEEILSYLGGPWLMETAREEQRRKEEAEKEARSVRERGGVEEELLREGRGER, from the exons ATGCTGGCATTGCACAGGAAGAGAG GAACTCCGATGGCTCTGAAGTTCTTCCCGCGGAAGTCCACCTCACTCACCTCTTTCCTGCGGGAATACAACCTCTCCCTCGCTTACTGCACCCATCCCTCTCTGACCAGGGCCCTCGGCATCTTCTTCTCCACGCCGTCCTACTATATTTTTGCCCAGCAAGCCTGTCTGTATGGGGATCTCTACAGCGTTGTTGTGTCAGAG GTCGGGGTGGACGAGGACTGCGTCCAGAGGGTGATGTCCCAGCTGAGCGGCGCTGTCACATATCTTCACTCCCTGGGGTTTGTTCACCGTGACATCAAACCAGAGAACATCTTCCTGTGTGACAGATCCTGTCGCTGGGTCAAACTCGGTGACTTTGGCCTGACACGCGCCGTCGGCACCAAGGTCAAAGCCGTTTGGTACGAGTCTCCGTTCTGCACCCCTGAGGTCGAACCGGAAAAGGCGCTTGAGAAAGAGATGGAGAGGAGGCTTGGGGAGGGGATGGCGATGGAAGAGGTGGAGCTGGAGGACATCTGGATAACAGTGCAGCCCTCTATTGACAGCTGGGCCCTCGGCGTGCTCGTCTACTGCCTGCTGACCGGCTGCTTCCCCTGGGAGGAGAGCACGCACGACGACCCTGGCTACCGTAAATACAAGGCGTGGTTTGACCGCCAGGCTGAAAAAAACGAGGACAAAACGGGGTGTATTCAGGAGGCCGACAGTTACCAAATCAtggagcagaagcagaaaagcaACCCTCCTCCCTCACAGTTTGAGGGCCTCAGCCCTCTAGTGATGACTCTTTTAAAGGAGCTTCTTCATCCCGACCCCAAACAGAGAGGGAGCCCGGAGGAGATCCTCAGCTACTTGGGTGGGCCGTGGCTCATGGAGACTGCGagagaggagcagaggaggaaggaggaggctGAGAAGGAGGCCAGGAGTgtaagagaaagaggaggagtggaggaggagctcctcagagaaggcagaggagagaGATGA